In one window of Paraflavitalea soli DNA:
- a CDS encoding glycine-rich domain-containing protein: protein MSAIMLTELMQYTNEDVLSRFTDLMEVTNEEAADIFTETKKFLFICRQPGVFIPDELLIVDEMWHNFILFTKEYQDFCSFYFGGYLHHTPATKAAKTQYRAELAADAAAVKNEFNAKLARLMSVTYDELGPDTVVKWFQQYPIQYSKQVIKNLRKH, encoded by the coding sequence ATGAGCGCTATCATGCTTACAGAATTGATGCAATACACAAATGAAGATGTGCTCTCCCGCTTTACCGACCTGATGGAGGTTACCAATGAAGAAGCAGCAGACATCTTTACCGAAACAAAGAAATTCCTCTTCATCTGCCGGCAGCCAGGCGTGTTCATCCCCGACGAACTGCTGATCGTAGATGAGATGTGGCACAACTTCATACTCTTCACCAAAGAGTACCAGGATTTCTGCTCCTTCTATTTTGGAGGCTACCTGCACCACACCCCCGCTACCAAAGCCGCCAAAACCCAGTATCGTGCGGAACTGGCGGCTGATGCGGCGGCCGTAAAAAATGAATTCAACGCAAAACTCGCCAGGCTGATGTCGGTTACCTATGATGAACTCGGCCCCGACACCGTGGTGAAATGGTTTCAACAATATCCTATCCAATACAGCAAACAGGTGATCAAAAATCTTCGCAAGCATTGA